In a genomic window of Zingiber officinale cultivar Zhangliang chromosome 9B, Zo_v1.1, whole genome shotgun sequence:
- the LOC122024061 gene encoding uncharacterized protein LOC122024061, which produces MQYRMVQVLKILKLGMKVLNGMYFQHISIRVAQMRLKEAQKVGLSYGTMDAKYKEIQQAASRLSDVEHSFCLQHAKLGYFRQVGRTELPTSCLHFGQFIQAARHDQLVRLPMRRSRKQLFDIGDQHASSSDGYGLRFFKQAWDTIGRDFSNAVLEFVNNGKLLKKWNHTLISLVPKSSHASKVMDYRPISRCRVLYKVISKLLSTNIMDKFLHHKLHLAFQEIQPKEIVSEVHYED; this is translated from the exons ATGCAGTACAGAATGGTGCAggttctaaaaattctaaaattaggcATGAAAGTTCTGAATGGCATGTACTTTCAGCACATTTCGATACGAGTTGCACAGATGAGATTGAAGGAGGCTCAAAAAGTTGGACTGTCCTATGGCACTATGGATGCCAAATACAAAGAAATTCAGCAGGCTGCATCTCGGTTAAGTGATGTTGAACACAGTTTCTGCCTACAGCATGCCAAGCTAGGATATTTCAGACAG GTGGGCAGGACTGAATTACCAACATCTTGCTTGCATTTTGGTCAGTTTATTCAAGCGGCGCGGCATGATCAACTAGTCCGGCTTCCCATGAGGAGATCAAGGAAGCAACTCTTTGACATAGGAGATCAACATGCCTCGAGCTCAGATGGCTATGGATTGAGGTTTTTTAAGCAAGCTTGGGACACTATTGGAAGAGATTTTTCTAATGCAGTCCTGGAATTCGTCAACAACGGGAAGCTACTTAAGAAATGGAACCATACCTTGATTTCTCTAGTCCCGAAGTCTTCCCATGCTAGCAAAGTGATGGATTATAGACCTATCTCCCGTTGTAGAGTCTTATACAAGGTCATCTCAAAATTATTGTCAACAAATATTATGGATAAGTTTTTACACCACAAGCTGCATTTAGCTTTTCAGGAAATACAACCGAAAGAGATTGTCTCCGAGGTGCATTATGAAGATTGA